The following are encoded in a window of Pelagicoccus sp. SDUM812003 genomic DNA:
- a CDS encoding TonB-dependent receptor, translating to MSQQSEYDENVVTLDAVTVSASPIFHSQQESVDLQRRAKTVLNVIASDAIGNFPDQNAAAALARLPAVAVQRDQGQARFIQVRGAPARWTSVAFDGVNVIGAEERIFRFDSVPSAIIDKLEVHKTMTPDMPAESISGRVNIATSSAIGLLDPQLSSEVGYGNLELGDGLQRRASVKYIQGGEKWGVSVSATHFRMDQTTDNREFEWADGAPTSIDFRSYKITRQNNAGSLKLEYAPSEDSLFYLSTVYSEFSDDEQRNQYVLTLEDAIGGAAGADTGNLIGVPMRGMLEYGQYRNSTWTNTAGFQHAIGDWDLQWKANFTETDSSTYLPILMQIQTDPSLFPSLSYTGLASGTPIIDLYATDFRPSEGIVGFGAPQRQLNQAGFGMDLLLPIDSGTFSDAYTISVDAERAFAAGESDVTLKLGLQMDDRQADGNTFTVANTVPLSPYMAAIGGDWDSGRFVTNDAWVSDFDLGFTTHYVDNIGLREEIDSALETLSAAGLYDPSSGVSPDSVFEIQEEIKSTYAMATIESGKHQLVTGLRIEQVDITSSGNLVAGDAIVPQEIGNDYTDLFPSVHYNYDLNNDTKLRLAAVSGIGRPDFGELRYSASISDTDESVIGGNPLLDPERAYGVDASIEWYFSKSSLLSAGFFHREVEDVIFDFTTVVGDGRYDSGGIDRSDYQYTTTLNGGDGSLSGLEFNLLHRPLGLPDALDGLGMQVNLALLDGSFDTPAGREAAFPGTSDAVINSSLFYENHGFSLRLSYQWRDDWLDDVGFGDADDIYWKATERVDFSARYQVNDVYSIYFDANNLTDERGIRYQATVAQPVEVEGFGPRYMLGLRAKF from the coding sequence ATGTCGCAACAATCTGAATACGATGAAAACGTCGTGACGCTTGACGCGGTCACGGTATCCGCGTCCCCGATCTTTCACAGCCAGCAGGAATCGGTGGATCTGCAGCGTCGCGCCAAGACGGTGCTGAACGTGATCGCCTCCGACGCGATCGGCAATTTTCCGGACCAGAATGCGGCGGCCGCCCTCGCGCGTTTGCCGGCGGTAGCGGTTCAGCGCGACCAGGGGCAGGCTCGTTTCATTCAGGTGCGCGGAGCGCCTGCCCGCTGGACCTCGGTTGCTTTCGATGGCGTGAACGTGATCGGAGCGGAGGAGCGCATCTTCCGGTTCGATTCCGTTCCTTCCGCTATCATCGACAAGCTAGAGGTCCACAAGACGATGACTCCGGACATGCCTGCGGAGTCGATTTCTGGGCGTGTGAACATCGCTACCAGTTCCGCGATCGGCCTATTGGATCCGCAACTGTCGTCGGAGGTTGGATACGGGAATCTCGAGTTAGGCGACGGCCTGCAGCGACGGGCTTCGGTCAAATACATTCAGGGCGGCGAGAAATGGGGCGTATCGGTATCCGCGACGCACTTCCGAATGGATCAGACCACCGATAATCGCGAATTTGAGTGGGCGGATGGCGCTCCGACCAGCATCGATTTTCGCAGCTACAAGATCACCCGTCAGAACAACGCAGGTAGCTTGAAGCTCGAGTACGCGCCGAGCGAGGACTCGCTGTTCTATCTTTCCACGGTGTATTCGGAATTTTCGGACGACGAGCAACGCAACCAATACGTGCTCACGCTTGAGGATGCGATTGGAGGCGCTGCCGGCGCGGATACCGGAAACCTGATCGGCGTACCCATGCGAGGTATGCTGGAATACGGCCAGTACCGCAATTCGACCTGGACCAATACGGCGGGCTTCCAGCACGCGATAGGGGATTGGGACCTGCAGTGGAAAGCCAACTTCACCGAAACCGATTCATCCACTTATTTGCCCATTCTGATGCAGATTCAGACCGATCCTTCGCTCTTTCCCAGTCTGAGCTACACCGGTTTAGCTTCTGGCACGCCGATCATCGATCTCTATGCGACCGACTTTCGGCCGAGCGAGGGGATCGTTGGTTTCGGCGCCCCGCAGAGACAGCTGAATCAGGCAGGTTTCGGCATGGACCTTTTGCTCCCGATCGATTCAGGCACCTTTTCCGACGCTTACACGATATCGGTCGATGCCGAGCGAGCGTTCGCAGCGGGTGAGAGCGACGTCACGCTCAAGCTGGGTCTGCAGATGGACGATCGGCAGGCGGACGGAAACACCTTTACGGTGGCCAACACGGTGCCGCTATCGCCCTACATGGCAGCCATCGGCGGCGATTGGGATTCGGGGCGGTTCGTCACCAACGACGCTTGGGTATCCGATTTCGATCTCGGATTTACGACCCACTACGTCGACAACATCGGCTTGCGCGAAGAAATCGACTCAGCTTTGGAAACGCTTTCCGCGGCAGGCCTCTACGATCCCAGCAGCGGCGTTTCGCCGGACAGCGTGTTCGAAATCCAGGAGGAAATCAAATCCACCTACGCCATGGCGACGATTGAGTCGGGCAAGCACCAGCTCGTCACAGGATTGCGTATCGAACAAGTGGATATAACGAGCTCGGGGAATCTAGTGGCGGGCGATGCCATCGTTCCCCAGGAGATCGGAAACGATTACACCGACTTGTTTCCAAGCGTCCACTACAACTACGATTTGAACAACGATACGAAGCTGCGCCTCGCTGCCGTTTCCGGCATCGGCCGACCTGATTTCGGAGAGCTGCGCTACAGCGCCAGCATCAGCGACACCGATGAATCGGTGATAGGCGGAAACCCGTTGCTCGACCCGGAGCGCGCATATGGAGTGGATGCGTCGATCGAGTGGTACTTCTCGAAGTCGTCGCTGCTCTCGGCCGGTTTTTTCCATCGCGAAGTCGAGGACGTGATTTTCGATTTCACCACCGTAGTGGGGGACGGTCGCTACGATTCGGGGGGCATTGATCGCTCGGACTACCAATACACGACCACGCTCAATGGTGGCGACGGTTCGCTCTCCGGACTGGAGTTCAACTTGCTGCACCGTCCGCTCGGTCTGCCAGATGCGCTCGATGGACTGGGCATGCAAGTGAACCTCGCTTTGCTCGATGGCTCCTTCGACACGCCGGCCGGGCGCGAGGCCGCGTTCCCAGGGACATCGGACGCGGTGATCAACTCATCGCTCTTCTACGAAAACCACGGTTTTTCGCTCCGCCTCAGCTACCAATGGCGCGATGACTGGCTCGACGACGTGGGTTTCGGCGATGCTGACGACATCTATTGGAAGGCCACCGAGCGCGTCGACTTCTCGGCCCGCTACCAGGTCAACGATGTCTACTCAATCTACTTCGATGCCAACAACTTGACGGACGAGCGCGGGATTCGGTACCAGGCGACCGTCGCCCAACCAGTGGAAGTGGAAGGCTTCGGACCTCGTTACATGCTCGGACTACGGGCCAAATTCTAA
- a CDS encoding TonB-dependent receptor plug domain-containing protein gives MKTDQRSPRALAKAELLALAGLAAWFSPIALAQVSDTEDGEEVFELSPFEVSSDENQGYRATSSLAGSRLKTQLKDVASAISVVTEEFLDDTASTDLKDILVYTTNSEVAGIGGNYYGTNADDGGYRNEMLVNPQRGTRLRGLNQADITRNYFTSNIPTNSYNTSRVDIQRGSNSILFGLGSPAGIINGALKDPYMNDSGGAFEIGFDSYGSHREVIDVSTPIIDDVLAVRFIAMNDESEYRQKHTFSDDRRYYGALRWQPKMGDGVFMQFDVRAEYGEIDSNRPVATTAADFASNWWRAEQLYTHTPIGSNGVPQEPTGDPENPYTRRDDIATFFTGAPAGSWWNGWPATIYQDPNSGVVGNGQLDAYRQRDGSPWGGLSGLAARNWSNDKDQVSYYANNPVIAPLISQYQSETGQSFEGFGSLWPTQNLLSGPLAMIDQTIQGPNKSEYNDFESLELAFSQTFLNGDLGFNVGYYDETYEHGRTNFIDTNSVSIDVNANLRAGYNNPDAGRPFVLGGNSGNDSRDTVDSFRTTAFYRFRPGEAFSNDFLGKLFGEQTFTAVYTDEKKTNFGANFNPFVWDAETFNQRYNNSLTYGGTWGIHYIGENLSNYASMDAIPASAVPGLNAVHTPGSSNHVLTFDYSDSREWVTGTSQILSYTDDKTPLYNGAWQGYDTTESLAFVWQGRLLNDAIIPLFGWREDEYERWDKEGPPRDATYNYVLPFDPEWTYEGREPIYAKASRESWGVVVHVNQLLDLFGSDLPGGTELSVFYNDSSSFRPADVGIDNYGNDLASPSGTTEDYGFRLALFDNKLELRTTWYETTQQNTTLSDPGMIGWSAGGIIRHVDGLAMEIWGANSGDRYQQPVPEWLVNKWFFGEGSYDTAVMNQPIPADWESQLSTLVNQPLRIRQSAVEGSPNYVAQGDINPDSGLPYLGPPLTAEEKEYRRAWFEARTDAEWFRPLDQEWVDFKNFRWIGEDYYLWESAAPGGQKLTNDLVSKGVEFEITANPTDRWRMSFNASKNEATRTNILPDWPEFIEAMAPIWFDGFNNTQEEVDELNYWTIDGYADVRHWYGEEGYSSYGETTGGRMMNAVYAPYHNFKAGEGQGVNELRKWRFNFITNYQFADDGPFKGFNVGGAVRWQDKSAVGYYPKYNEEAGIWVTDVERPIYGPSEENFDMWIGYQRPINDKIEYRVQLNARNLFADDDMIPILANPDGSIAQVRIPAETTWTLSNTFSF, from the coding sequence ATGAAAACTGATCAAAGGAGCCCTAGGGCTCTTGCCAAGGCGGAACTGCTTGCCTTGGCCGGACTTGCGGCGTGGTTCTCGCCAATCGCGCTTGCCCAGGTGTCCGACACCGAAGATGGAGAGGAGGTTTTCGAGCTTTCTCCCTTCGAAGTGAGTTCTGACGAGAACCAAGGCTACCGTGCGACCTCTTCGCTCGCGGGCTCTCGTCTCAAGACCCAGTTGAAGGACGTGGCGTCGGCTATCTCGGTCGTGACCGAGGAGTTCCTGGACGACACGGCATCGACCGATCTTAAGGACATATTGGTTTACACCACCAATTCCGAAGTGGCGGGTATCGGCGGCAACTACTACGGCACGAATGCTGACGATGGCGGCTATCGCAACGAGATGCTCGTCAACCCACAGCGAGGCACCCGCCTGCGTGGCCTCAATCAGGCGGACATCACGCGCAACTACTTCACCTCGAACATCCCCACCAATTCCTACAACACTTCTCGGGTGGATATTCAGCGTGGCTCCAACTCGATCCTGTTCGGACTGGGAAGTCCGGCGGGCATCATCAATGGAGCCTTGAAGGACCCGTACATGAACGACTCGGGGGGAGCATTCGAGATCGGTTTCGACAGCTACGGCTCGCACCGCGAGGTGATCGATGTCAGCACGCCCATCATCGACGATGTGCTGGCGGTCCGTTTCATCGCGATGAACGACGAGTCAGAATACCGTCAGAAGCATACCTTCAGCGACGATCGACGCTACTACGGCGCTCTCCGCTGGCAGCCCAAGATGGGAGACGGCGTCTTCATGCAGTTCGACGTGAGAGCGGAGTACGGCGAGATCGATTCCAACCGTCCGGTGGCGACCACGGCTGCTGACTTCGCTTCCAATTGGTGGAGAGCTGAGCAGCTGTACACGCATACTCCGATCGGTTCCAATGGCGTTCCGCAAGAGCCAACGGGCGACCCCGAGAATCCGTATACTCGCCGTGACGATATCGCCACCTTTTTCACCGGCGCTCCAGCGGGGTCCTGGTGGAATGGCTGGCCCGCTACGATCTATCAGGACCCGAACTCCGGGGTCGTGGGCAACGGCCAGCTGGACGCCTACCGCCAACGCGACGGCAGCCCCTGGGGTGGCCTCAGCGGTCTCGCAGCTCGAAACTGGTCCAACGACAAGGATCAGGTTTCCTACTACGCGAACAATCCGGTGATCGCTCCGCTCATCAGCCAGTATCAAAGCGAGACCGGTCAGTCCTTCGAAGGCTTTGGCTCGCTTTGGCCGACTCAGAACCTCCTGTCAGGACCTCTGGCCATGATCGACCAGACCATTCAAGGCCCTAACAAGAGCGAGTACAACGACTTCGAATCCTTGGAGCTGGCGTTCTCTCAGACCTTCCTCAACGGGGATCTGGGTTTCAATGTTGGATACTACGATGAGACCTACGAGCATGGGCGTACCAATTTTATTGATACGAACTCCGTCTCCATCGACGTGAACGCCAACCTGCGCGCGGGTTACAACAATCCGGACGCGGGGCGTCCGTTCGTTCTCGGGGGCAATAGCGGAAACGACTCCAGGGATACCGTGGATTCCTTCCGTACCACCGCCTTCTACCGGTTCCGTCCAGGCGAGGCCTTCAGCAACGACTTCCTAGGTAAGCTCTTCGGCGAGCAGACGTTCACCGCTGTCTACACCGACGAGAAGAAGACCAACTTCGGGGCCAACTTCAATCCGTTCGTCTGGGATGCCGAGACGTTTAACCAACGCTACAACAACAGCTTGACCTACGGAGGCACCTGGGGGATCCACTATATCGGAGAGAACTTGAGCAACTACGCGAGCATGGATGCGATTCCGGCTTCGGCAGTGCCAGGACTCAATGCCGTGCATACGCCGGGTTCCAGCAACCACGTGCTGACTTTCGACTATTCCGACAGTCGCGAATGGGTGACCGGAACATCGCAGATTCTCAGTTACACTGACGACAAGACGCCTCTCTACAACGGCGCCTGGCAGGGCTACGACACCACCGAGTCGCTCGCCTTCGTATGGCAAGGCCGTCTGCTCAACGACGCCATCATCCCTCTCTTCGGTTGGCGTGAAGACGAGTACGAGCGCTGGGACAAGGAAGGCCCCCCGCGCGATGCCACCTACAACTACGTTTTGCCCTTCGATCCTGAATGGACCTACGAGGGTAGAGAACCCATCTACGCCAAGGCCTCGCGCGAAAGCTGGGGCGTGGTGGTGCATGTCAATCAGCTGCTTGACCTGTTCGGCAGCGATTTGCCCGGCGGCACGGAGCTGAGCGTTTTCTACAACGACTCCAGCAGCTTCCGTCCGGCTGACGTGGGCATCGACAACTATGGCAACGATCTAGCGTCTCCCTCGGGCACCACAGAGGACTATGGCTTCCGTTTGGCCCTCTTCGATAACAAGCTCGAGCTTCGCACCACTTGGTACGAGACCACTCAGCAGAACACCACGCTGAGCGATCCGGGTATGATCGGTTGGTCCGCCGGAGGCATTATTCGCCACGTCGACGGTCTCGCCATGGAGATTTGGGGGGCGAATTCTGGCGATCGCTACCAGCAGCCCGTTCCCGAGTGGCTGGTCAACAAGTGGTTCTTCGGAGAAGGCAGCTATGACACGGCCGTGATGAATCAACCGATTCCCGCTGATTGGGAGAGCCAGCTTTCGACATTGGTCAACCAGCCGCTTCGCATCCGCCAATCCGCGGTAGAAGGCTCGCCGAACTACGTCGCTCAGGGCGACATCAATCCTGACTCAGGCTTGCCGTATCTGGGCCCACCGCTTACGGCCGAGGAAAAGGAGTACCGCCGAGCCTGGTTCGAAGCCCGCACCGATGCCGAGTGGTTCCGTCCGCTCGATCAGGAGTGGGTCGACTTCAAGAACTTCCGCTGGATCGGCGAAGACTACTACCTCTGGGAGTCAGCCGCCCCGGGTGGTCAGAAGCTGACCAACGATCTGGTATCGAAGGGGGTCGAATTCGAAATCACCGCCAACCCGACCGATCGCTGGCGCATGAGCTTCAACGCTTCGAAGAACGAGGCGACTCGCACCAACATCCTGCCGGACTGGCCGGAGTTCATCGAAGCCATGGCCCCGATTTGGTTCGACGGTTTCAACAACACCCAAGAGGAGGTCGACGAGCTGAACTACTGGACCATCGACGGCTACGCTGACGTTCGGCACTGGTACGGCGAAGAAGGCTATTCCAGCTACGGAGAGACGACCGGAGGCCGCATGATGAACGCTGTCTACGCTCCCTACCACAACTTCAAGGCGGGTGAAGGACAGGGCGTGAACGAGCTGCGCAAATGGCGCTTCAACTTCATCACCAACTACCAGTTCGCCGATGACGGCCCCTTCAAGGGCTTCAACGTGGGTGGAGCGGTCCGTTGGCAGGATAAGTCCGCGGTCGGCTACTATCCCAAATACAACGAAGAAGCCGGCATTTGGGTGACGGACGTGGAACGCCCGATCTACGGTCCGTCGGAGGAGAACTTCGACATGTGGATCGGCTACCAACGGCCGATCAACGACAAGATCGAGTACCGCGTGCAGCTCAATGCCAGAAACCTCTTCGCGGATGACGACATGATCCCGATTCTAGCGAATCCGGATGGATCGATCGCCCAAGTGCGTATCCCTGCTGAAACTACATGGACTCTTTCGAATACCTTTAGTTTCTAA
- a CDS encoding methyl-accepting chemotaxis protein codes for MKLTYTAKTVASMSTLLLLCICTGIIGVLASNAILRELNVFYSKVLPATDTLLQLDRDMQQALVAERTLINSTDKAPLEAAIRENIGQVEQRWQGFKDTVVHFDDQSILATSEQFESDFEIWKRSALAILKGLKSEDTIVWEQAATRSLGSGAELFEKARKSIDQLTEGMERMASDLKASSDQVAARSKWLIIAVTVLSLAVGVFIVWAFGVRVSRKLLTIVGELSNNADRTSSAAHEISTSSQRVAEGASEQAASLQETNAALEETSSMITKNAEAAGKARDAATLVDRSAKEGFSEMKTMVKAMEQIQQSSDNIADTLKTIDEIAFQTNILALNAAVEAARAGEAGAGFAVVADEVRALAQRCAVAARETSERIDESLTRSAKGMETSRRVSGKLDEILGRSSEMDQLMSSIAHSSSEQSNSVSKLHSSMEQMEVVTQGNAASAEETASSANELSSQAENLYSVVEELNQLLNISEDGSLNRRTSRGPTRGGTRSSNRFAAPSSPTRSGDRRLATSHADQGEFWN; via the coding sequence ATGAAACTAACGTACACAGCTAAAACGGTCGCCAGCATGTCGACCCTCCTCTTGCTCTGCATTTGCACCGGGATCATCGGAGTCCTCGCGAGCAATGCGATTCTCAGGGAGCTCAACGTGTTCTACAGCAAAGTCCTGCCTGCCACCGACACGCTCCTGCAGTTGGACCGAGACATGCAGCAGGCCTTGGTCGCGGAGCGCACGCTGATCAATTCCACCGATAAGGCTCCCTTGGAAGCAGCCATCCGGGAAAACATCGGGCAGGTGGAGCAGCGGTGGCAAGGGTTCAAGGATACCGTCGTTCACTTCGACGACCAATCGATTCTAGCTACCTCCGAGCAGTTCGAGAGCGATTTCGAAATCTGGAAACGCAGCGCCCTCGCCATTCTCAAGGGCCTGAAATCGGAGGACACGATCGTTTGGGAGCAGGCGGCCACCCGTTCGCTGGGATCCGGAGCGGAGCTCTTCGAGAAGGCCCGCAAGAGCATAGACCAGCTCACCGAGGGCATGGAGCGAATGGCCAGCGATTTGAAGGCTTCCTCCGATCAGGTTGCGGCGCGTTCCAAATGGCTGATCATCGCGGTGACCGTTCTTTCTCTCGCCGTGGGCGTCTTCATCGTCTGGGCGTTCGGCGTTCGAGTGAGCAGGAAACTGCTGACCATCGTCGGCGAGCTTTCCAACAACGCGGACCGCACCAGCTCAGCGGCTCACGAAATCAGCACCAGCAGTCAGCGGGTCGCCGAAGGCGCTTCCGAACAGGCTGCGTCGCTGCAGGAAACCAACGCGGCTCTCGAAGAAACCTCTTCCATGATCACCAAGAACGCCGAAGCGGCCGGCAAGGCTCGCGATGCAGCCACCTTAGTCGATCGTTCCGCGAAGGAAGGGTTCTCGGAAATGAAAACCATGGTCAAAGCCATGGAGCAAATCCAGCAGTCGAGCGACAACATCGCCGACACCCTGAAAACCATCGACGAGATCGCTTTCCAAACCAATATTCTCGCTTTGAACGCGGCGGTCGAAGCGGCTCGTGCTGGCGAGGCGGGAGCCGGATTCGCTGTAGTGGCCGACGAAGTACGAGCCCTGGCGCAGCGCTGCGCCGTCGCGGCCCGAGAAACCAGCGAGCGTATCGACGAATCGCTTACAAGAAGCGCCAAAGGCATGGAAACCAGCCGTCGCGTCTCCGGCAAGCTGGACGAGATCCTAGGACGCTCCAGCGAAATGGATCAGCTGATGAGCAGCATCGCCCACAGCTCGAGCGAACAGTCGAATAGCGTTTCCAAGTTGCACAGCTCCATGGAGCAGATGGAGGTCGTCACCCAAGGCAACGCCGCCTCCGCCGAAGAAACGGCCAGCTCCGCCAACGAGCTCAGCAGCCAGGCGGAAAACCTTTATTCGGTGGTCGAGGAGCTCAACCAGCTCCTGAACATCTCCGAAGATGGCAGCCTCAATCGCCGGACAAGCCGAGGGCCGACCAGGGGCGGGACACGCAGCTCAAATCGCTTCGCAGCCCCATCCTCTCCGACCAGGTCCGGCGATCGCCGCTTGGCGACCAGCCATGCCGATCAAGGCGAGTTCTGGAACTAG
- a CDS encoding tyrosine-protein phosphatase, whose protein sequence is MEKWIHKAAFVAAAAMTMTLSLDASEEKRFPGMEGAINFRDLGGYETKDGRTIKWGKIYRSNALDKLTDDDLKLFQELGIDTVCDLREARELQESPDRLPEDADVEYLHLDIQAAMAEATGRKLDAEALMKLKDKSPAELEVIGDQFMEQGYAGFVLFGAPLYSRIFDELLEDDKNALVFHCQAGKDRAGVGSALVLLALGVDEETVIQDYMISGKVWSMPDEMIEQYADKYGIAPEVMKQFMGTKEKWLRSAFAAIKAKYGSFEAYFEEGLGLGGENLAKLRSYYLE, encoded by the coding sequence ATGGAAAAATGGATACACAAGGCAGCGTTTGTCGCTGCCGCCGCAATGACGATGACGCTCAGCCTGGACGCGTCGGAAGAAAAGCGTTTCCCTGGCATGGAAGGAGCGATCAACTTCCGTGATCTAGGTGGCTACGAAACCAAAGACGGCAGGACGATAAAGTGGGGTAAGATCTATCGCTCGAACGCCCTGGACAAGTTGACGGATGACGATTTGAAGCTCTTCCAGGAGCTGGGGATCGATACGGTCTGCGACTTGCGCGAAGCGCGCGAGCTGCAGGAGTCGCCTGATCGCCTGCCTGAAGATGCGGATGTGGAGTATCTGCATCTCGATATCCAAGCTGCCATGGCGGAGGCGACCGGCCGCAAGCTGGACGCGGAAGCGCTGATGAAGCTGAAGGACAAGTCGCCGGCGGAACTGGAGGTCATCGGCGACCAGTTTATGGAGCAAGGCTACGCGGGCTTCGTTCTTTTTGGAGCGCCATTGTATTCAAGAATATTCGACGAGCTTCTCGAAGACGACAAGAACGCCCTCGTCTTTCACTGTCAGGCAGGAAAGGACCGCGCTGGAGTCGGCTCCGCTCTGGTCTTGCTGGCTCTCGGCGTGGACGAGGAGACGGTCATACAGGACTACATGATCTCAGGAAAGGTGTGGTCGATGCCGGACGAGATGATCGAGCAGTACGCCGACAAGTACGGCATCGCTCCCGAAGTAATGAAGCAGTTTATGGGCACCAAGGAGAAGTGGCTGCGGTCGGCCTTCGCGGCGATTAAGGCGAAGTATGGCTCCTTCGAGGCCTATTTCGAAGAAGGACTTGGCCTGGGCGGAGAAAACCTAGCGAAACTCCGCTCGTACTATCTAGAGTAG
- a CDS encoding TetR/AcrR family transcriptional regulator, which produces MALSDPLVDTVTFERNARTFRELGLQEPICFLAREGDTRKRILEAALELFATIGFDATPVDMIVSKSETSPNTLYRQFECKSGLLNELYRILQLEFRSYFSEIGMEDIGTNISFIEVVRRWFAYAIYRPHRHDLLFVRDLSMHLDERNRARLAEFQEGSERFYQKGQQGRHLRPGDPALLRAAIEGCLNGVLAQINRGKLELNKDTFELALKVAWDSIRY; this is translated from the coding sequence ATGGCACTCTCGGACCCCTTAGTCGACACCGTCACCTTCGAACGAAACGCCCGGACCTTTCGCGAGCTTGGTTTGCAGGAGCCGATTTGTTTTCTGGCAAGGGAGGGCGATACTCGAAAACGCATTTTAGAGGCGGCATTGGAGCTGTTCGCGACCATCGGCTTCGATGCCACGCCGGTCGACATGATCGTATCGAAATCCGAGACATCGCCAAATACCCTGTATCGACAGTTTGAATGCAAAAGCGGTCTTCTGAACGAACTCTACCGAATCCTGCAGCTCGAGTTCCGCAGCTACTTCAGCGAGATCGGGATGGAGGATATCGGCACCAACATAAGCTTCATCGAGGTGGTTCGCCGTTGGTTCGCTTACGCGATCTATCGCCCGCATCGGCATGATCTGCTCTTCGTGCGCGATCTATCGATGCACCTCGACGAGCGAAATCGGGCGCGATTGGCGGAATTCCAAGAAGGCAGCGAGCGCTTCTACCAGAAAGGCCAGCAAGGCAGGCACCTTCGCCCGGGGGACCCCGCCCTGCTGAGAGCTGCGATCGAAGGCTGCCTCAACGGAGTGCTCGCCCAGATCAACAGGGGCAAGCTCGAGCTGAACAAGGATACTTTCGAGCTCGCCCTCAAGGTGGCCTGGGACTCGATTCGCTACTGA
- a CDS encoding TIGR00730 family Rossman fold protein: MPFVRLSGKISGTKDPSREARARILYLLFANGWDIYNSNGDQQITLSNIERKIVESDAFVFMPGASLEDLFKAVSIFVGYQTLDVHLFGKATVILNSDRSWDSLFELLDSLRELGTIRQNYRKFLLQVNHPQDVLDSLERVDKEGLPDVGREKIMKCHAESFEKDYQGQITRKVCVFCSASIEDVSYLAEGYELGKMLAERGIGCVSGAGTTGVMGAVVRGSVEAGGWTGGSNVPHIIELEGLPEGMTSFWLRPDIYTRMEAMIQNSDAFVIFPGGAGTVQEMLALLIFKQLGSPLMKGKPVVIYNKQLPGGVGFWDHLVRMLDPWKETGYYSVANSLEEVLKLSSD; this comes from the coding sequence ATGCCATTCGTCAGATTATCCGGAAAGATATCAGGAACTAAAGATCCAAGCCGCGAGGCTCGGGCCCGCATCCTCTACCTGCTCTTCGCCAACGGCTGGGACATCTACAACTCCAATGGGGACCAGCAGATCACGCTCTCCAACATCGAGCGAAAGATCGTGGAGTCCGACGCCTTCGTCTTCATGCCGGGGGCTTCGCTGGAGGACTTGTTCAAGGCGGTATCGATCTTCGTAGGCTACCAGACGCTGGACGTGCACCTGTTTGGCAAAGCCACGGTCATCCTCAATTCCGACCGCTCGTGGGACAGCTTGTTCGAGCTCCTGGACAGCCTGCGCGAGCTCGGCACCATCCGGCAGAACTATCGCAAGTTTCTCTTGCAGGTCAACCATCCGCAGGACGTGCTGGACTCGCTGGAACGCGTGGACAAGGAAGGACTGCCGGACGTCGGGCGGGAGAAGATCATGAAATGCCATGCGGAGTCCTTCGAAAAGGATTATCAAGGCCAGATCACCCGCAAGGTGTGCGTGTTTTGCTCGGCCAGCATCGAGGACGTTTCGTATTTGGCGGAAGGATACGAACTAGGGAAGATGTTGGCGGAGCGAGGCATCGGCTGCGTTTCCGGAGCGGGCACGACGGGCGTGATGGGCGCGGTGGTGCGCGGCTCGGTGGAAGCGGGAGGATGGACCGGAGGTTCCAACGTGCCGCACATCATCGAGCTGGAAGGCTTGCCCGAGGGCATGACTAGCTTCTGGCTGCGCCCGGACATCTACACTCGCATGGAGGCTATGATCCAGAATTCGGATGCGTTCGTTATTTTTCCTGGCGGGGCGGGCACGGTGCAGGAGATGCTGGCGCTGCTGATCTTCAAGCAACTCGGGAGTCCGCTCATGAAGGGCAAGCCGGTCGTCATCTACAACAAGCAGCTGCCGGGAGGTGTCGGCTTTTGGGATCACCTGGTCAGAATGCTCGATCCGTGGAAGGAGACCGGATACTACAGCGTCGCCAATAGCTTGGAGGAAGTGCTGAAACTGTCTTCGGACTAG